One window from the genome of Pseudomonas frederiksbergensis encodes:
- the hemF gene encoding oxygen-dependent coproporphyrinogen oxidase, whose protein sequence is MTTRTEAVKAYLLDLQDRICAALEAEDGGTRFVEDAWTRPAGGGGRTRVIENGTVIEKGGVNFSHVFGSGLPPSASAHRPELAGRGFEALGVSLVIHPHNPHVPTSHANVRFFIAEKEGEEPVWWFGGGFDLTPYYGVEEDCVHWHRIAQQACEPFGPDVYPRYKTWCDSYFHIKHRNEPRGIGGLFFDDLNAWDFDTSFAFMRAIGDAYIDAYLPIVRRRKHDPFTAKQREFQEFRRGRYVEFNLVYDRGTLFGLQSGGRTESILMSLPPQVRWSYDWKAEPGSEEARLTDYFLQDRDWLATA, encoded by the coding sequence ATGACTACTCGCACCGAGGCCGTGAAAGCCTATCTGCTGGACCTGCAAGACCGCATTTGCGCAGCCCTGGAAGCCGAGGACGGCGGCACTCGTTTCGTCGAGGACGCCTGGACCCGGCCCGCCGGCGGTGGCGGTCGCACGCGAGTGATCGAAAACGGCACGGTGATCGAAAAGGGTGGCGTCAACTTTTCCCACGTTTTTGGCAGCGGTCTCCCACCCTCGGCCAGCGCCCATCGACCGGAATTGGCCGGGCGCGGCTTTGAAGCCCTGGGCGTTTCGCTGGTGATCCACCCGCACAACCCCCACGTACCAACGTCCCACGCCAACGTGCGCTTTTTCATCGCCGAAAAAGAAGGCGAAGAGCCGGTGTGGTGGTTTGGCGGCGGCTTCGACCTGACGCCTTATTACGGCGTGGAAGAAGATTGCGTGCATTGGCACCGCATCGCCCAGCAAGCCTGCGAGCCGTTCGGCCCGGATGTCTATCCGCGCTACAAGACCTGGTGCGACAGCTATTTCCACATCAAGCATCGCAACGAGCCCCGAGGCATCGGCGGCCTGTTTTTCGATGACCTGAACGCGTGGGATTTCGACACCAGCTTCGCCTTCATGCGCGCCATCGGCGATGCCTACATCGATGCCTACCTGCCTATCGTGCGTCGTCGCAAGCACGACCCGTTCACGGCCAAGCAACGGGAATTCCAGGAGTTCCGCCGTGGACGCTACGTGGAATTCAACCTGGTCTATGACCGTGGCACGCTGTTCGGCCTGCAATCGGGCGGGCGTACCGAATCGATCCTGATGTCCCTGCCGCCCCAAGTGCGCTGGAGCTATGACTGGAAAGCCGAGCCGGGCAGCGAAGAGGCGCGGTTGACCGACTATTTCCTGCAGGATCGCGATTGGCTGGCAACGGCCTGA
- a CDS encoding NADPH:quinone reductase: MAKRIQFSAHGGPEVLEYVEYQPGEPGPQQVRVSNKAIGLNFIDTYYRSGLYPPPALPSGLGAEGAGVVEAVGSQVTRFKVGDRVAYGSGPLGAYSDVHVLPEANLVHLPEAISFEQAAGVMLKGLTVQYLLRQTYELKGGETILFHAAAGGVGSLACQWAKALGVKLIGTVSSAEKAAIAKSHGAWEVIDYSKENVAQRVLELTDGKKVPVVYDGVGKDTWLTSLDCAAPRGLVVSFGNASGAVDGVNLGILSAKGSLYVTRPTLATYANNAENLQRMADELFGMIASGKLTVDINQRFPLAEAAKAHTELSARRTTGSTILLP, from the coding sequence ATGGCTAAACGCATCCAGTTCAGCGCCCACGGTGGACCCGAAGTGCTCGAGTACGTGGAATACCAGCCGGGCGAGCCCGGTCCGCAACAGGTCCGCGTCAGCAACAAAGCGATCGGCCTGAACTTCATCGACACCTATTACCGCAGTGGTCTTTATCCACCACCGGCCCTGCCGTCGGGGCTTGGCGCCGAAGGTGCGGGTGTGGTCGAAGCCGTTGGTTCGCAGGTCACGCGTTTCAAGGTCGGCGACCGTGTGGCCTATGGCAGTGGACCGCTAGGGGCATACAGCGATGTGCACGTGCTGCCCGAAGCCAACTTGGTTCACTTGCCCGAAGCCATCAGCTTCGAACAAGCCGCCGGGGTAATGCTCAAGGGCCTGACCGTGCAATACCTGCTGCGCCAGACCTACGAGCTCAAGGGCGGCGAAACCATCCTGTTCCACGCCGCTGCGGGTGGCGTGGGCTCGTTGGCCTGCCAGTGGGCCAAGGCCTTGGGCGTGAAGCTGATCGGCACCGTCAGCTCGGCGGAAAAAGCCGCCATCGCCAAATCCCACGGCGCCTGGGAAGTCATCGACTACAGCAAGGAAAACGTCGCACAGCGCGTGTTGGAATTGACTGACGGCAAGAAAGTCCCGGTGGTGTACGACGGCGTCGGCAAGGACACTTGGCTGACGTCTTTGGATTGCGCGGCGCCCCGTGGCCTGGTGGTGAGCTTCGGCAATGCCTCCGGTGCGGTGGATGGCGTAAACCTGGGCATTCTTTCGGCCAAGGGCTCGCTGTACGTCACCCGTCCGACCCTGGCGACCTACGCCAACAACGCCGAAAACCTGCAGCGCATGGCCGATGAACTGTTCGGGATGATCGCCAGCGGCAAGCTTACGGTGGACATCAACCAGCGATTCCCGCTGGCTGAGGCGGCCAAGGCGCACACCGAGTTGTCGGCGCGACGGACGACGGGGTCGACCATCCTGTTGCCTTGA
- a CDS encoding L-threonylcarbamoyladenylate synthase, with amino-acid sequence MVNSWRVQQAAREIRAGAVIAYPTEAVWGLGCDPWNEDAVERLLAIKSRRPDKGLILVADNIRQFDFLFEDFPETWMDRMASTWPGPNTWLVPHQNLLPEWITGVHDTVALRVSDHPIVRDLCSLVGPLVSTSANPQGRPAARTRIRVEQYFRGQLDLVLGGNLGGRKNPSVIRDLATGKVLRPD; translated from the coding sequence ATGGTCAACAGTTGGCGTGTGCAACAAGCCGCGCGAGAAATTCGCGCCGGGGCGGTGATTGCCTATCCAACCGAAGCGGTCTGGGGCCTGGGTTGCGATCCGTGGAACGAAGATGCGGTGGAGCGTCTACTGGCGATCAAGTCCCGACGGCCCGACAAGGGCCTGATACTCGTGGCTGACAACATTCGCCAGTTCGACTTTTTGTTCGAGGATTTCCCCGAAACCTGGATGGACCGCATGGCCAGCACCTGGCCAGGGCCCAACACCTGGCTGGTGCCGCACCAGAACCTGCTGCCGGAGTGGATCACTGGCGTGCACGACACCGTCGCGCTACGGGTCAGCGATCATCCGATCGTTCGTGATTTGTGCTCGTTGGTCGGCCCGCTGGTGTCCACCTCAGCCAACCCACAAGGCCGGCCGGCGGCGCGCACGCGGATTCGCGTCGAACAGTATTTCCGCGGCCAGCTCGATCTGGTCCTGGGCGGCAACCTGGGCGGACGCAAGAACCCGAGCGTGATTCGTGATCTGGCGACGGGCAAGGTACTGCGCCCGGACTGA
- the dprA gene encoding DNA-processing protein DprA: protein MPMPESASVPPAELEARLRLHRLPDVGPKRFMTLMEAFGSASKAISAPASAWRALGLPATCAEARRSPEIRDGAAHAMAWLDGPDQHLLMWDQPEYPALLAQISDPPPLLFVAGDPLILEKPQLAMVGSRRASRPGMDTAAAFSRSLAGAGFVITSGLALGIDAAAHQAALDVGGCTVGVLGTGLENFYPQRNRRLAQAMISQGSAVVSEFPLDAAPHASNFPRRNRIISGLSLGVLVVEASVASGSLITARLAAEQGREVYAIPGSIHHPGARGCHQLIRDGAALVETVEHILEALRGWQRLPLASEPVPVTHPLLRLLHAAPLSSEALADASGWGLPKVLAALTELEMEGRAICDNGRWFAR, encoded by the coding sequence ATGCCAATGCCTGAATCTGCTTCGGTTCCGCCTGCGGAACTGGAGGCCCGTCTGCGCTTGCATCGCTTGCCAGACGTAGGACCTAAACGTTTCATGACCCTGATGGAGGCCTTTGGCTCGGCTTCCAAAGCCATCAGCGCGCCGGCCAGCGCCTGGCGGGCGCTGGGGTTGCCGGCCACTTGCGCCGAGGCCCGACGCTCCCCGGAGATACGCGACGGCGCCGCCCACGCAATGGCCTGGCTAGACGGCCCGGACCAGCATTTACTGATGTGGGACCAGCCTGAATACCCTGCGCTGCTCGCACAGATCAGTGATCCACCGCCGCTGCTGTTTGTCGCTGGCGACCCCTTGATCCTGGAAAAACCGCAGTTGGCGATGGTGGGCAGTCGACGCGCATCGCGCCCGGGCATGGACACGGCGGCGGCGTTCTCTCGCAGCCTGGCCGGAGCCGGCTTTGTCATCACCAGCGGCTTGGCCTTGGGCATCGACGCCGCCGCGCATCAGGCCGCGCTGGACGTTGGCGGATGCACGGTCGGCGTGCTCGGCACCGGCCTGGAAAATTTTTATCCACAGCGCAATCGTCGGCTGGCGCAAGCGATGATTTCCCAAGGCAGCGCGGTGGTCTCGGAGTTTCCGCTGGATGCGGCGCCCCACGCCAGCAACTTTCCGCGCCGCAACCGCATCATCAGTGGCTTGTCCCTGGGGGTGCTGGTGGTAGAAGCCAGTGTCGCCAGTGGTTCGCTGATCACCGCCCGGCTTGCGGCAGAACAGGGCCGCGAGGTGTATGCCATTCCTGGGTCGATCCATCATCCAGGGGCCCGAGGCTGTCATCAGTTGATCCGTGACGGCGCGGCGCTGGTGGAAACCGTCGAACACATCCTTGAAGCGTTGCGCGGTTGGCAGCGATTGCCGCTGGCCTCCGAGCCTGTGCCTGTGACCCATCCGCTGCTGCGCCTGCTGCACGCCGCGCCGCTGAGCAGCGAGGCGCTGGCCGACGCCAGTGGCTGGGGTTTGCCCAAAGTGCTGGCGGCGCTGACCGAGCTGGAAATGGAGGGCCGCGCCATTTGTGACAACGGACGTTGGTTCGCACGCTAG
- a CDS encoding LysM peptidoglycan-binding domain-containing protein: MRKSLLALLLLASAGIAHGQVQLREGFPQQYTVVTGDTLWDISGKYLREPWKWPELWQANPQIENPNLIYPGDTLSLVYVNGQPRLTLNRGASRGTIKLSPRIRSSPVADAIPSIPLQAINSFLLSNRIVDTAEDFNRAPYVVAGDAERVLSGTGDTIFARGNFDTSQSAYGIFRQGKVYTDPETKEFLGINADDIGSGEIVATEGDVTTLALQRTTQEVRLGDRLFSGEERSINSTFMPSAPKTDIQGLILDVPRGVTQIGAMDVVTLNKGRRDGLEEGNVLAVMKTGETVRDRITGASVKIPDERAGLLMVFRTYDKLSYGLVLYASRSLAILDKVRNP, from the coding sequence ATGAGGAAATCACTACTCGCCCTGCTGCTCCTGGCCTCGGCCGGTATCGCGCACGGGCAAGTGCAACTTCGGGAAGGTTTTCCACAGCAATACACAGTGGTGACGGGGGATACGCTGTGGGACATTTCCGGCAAATACCTGCGCGAGCCGTGGAAATGGCCGGAGCTGTGGCAGGCCAACCCGCAGATCGAAAACCCCAACCTGATCTACCCCGGCGACACCCTGTCGCTGGTCTACGTCAACGGCCAGCCGCGCCTGACCCTCAATCGCGGCGCCTCCCGCGGCACCATCAAGCTGTCGCCGCGCATTCGCAGTTCACCGGTAGCCGATGCCATCCCGAGCATTCCGCTGCAGGCCATCAACAGCTTTTTGCTGAGCAACCGCATCGTCGACACGGCGGAAGATTTCAACCGGGCGCCCTATGTCGTGGCAGGTGATGCCGAACGAGTGCTCAGCGGCACCGGCGACACGATCTTCGCCCGCGGCAACTTCGATACGAGCCAGTCGGCCTACGGCATCTTCCGCCAGGGCAAGGTCTACACCGATCCCGAGACCAAGGAATTTTTGGGCATCAACGCCGATGACATCGGCAGCGGCGAAATCGTTGCCACCGAAGGCGACGTCACCACCCTGGCCCTGCAACGCACAACCCAGGAGGTGCGCCTCGGCGATCGCCTGTTCAGCGGCGAAGAGCGCTCGATCAATTCGACGTTCATGCCCAGCGCGCCGAAAACGGACATCCAGGGACTGATCCTCGATGTACCCCGGGGCGTGACGCAGATCGGCGCGATGGACGTGGTCACCCTGAACAAGGGCCGGCGCGACGGGCTGGAAGAAGGCAATGTCCTCGCCGTGATGAAGACCGGCGAAACGGTGCGCGACCGTATCACCGGCGCCTCGGTGAAGATTCCGGACGAACGCGCCGGCCTGCTGATGGTGTTCCGCACCTACGACAAGCTCAGTTATGGCTTGGTGCTGTACGCCTCGCGGTCGCTGGCGATCCTCGACAAGGTGCGCAATCCGTAA
- the def gene encoding peptide deformylase produces the protein MAILNILEFPDPRLRTIAKPVAVVDDEVRQLVDDMFETMYEAPGIGLAATQVNVHKRIVVMDLSEDRSEPRVFINPEFETLTDEMDQYQEGCLSVPGFYENVDRPQKVKIKALDRDGQPYELIAEGLLAVCIQHECDHLNGKLFVDYLSNLKRDRIKKKLEKIHRQNA, from the coding sequence ATGGCCATTTTGAACATTCTCGAATTTCCGGACCCGCGCCTGCGCACTATCGCCAAACCGGTGGCCGTAGTGGACGACGAAGTGCGTCAGCTGGTCGATGACATGTTTGAAACAATGTATGAGGCGCCAGGCATCGGCCTCGCCGCGACCCAGGTCAACGTGCACAAGCGTATCGTCGTCATGGACCTCTCCGAAGACCGCAGCGAGCCGCGGGTGTTCATCAACCCCGAGTTCGAAACCCTGACCGACGAAATGGACCAGTACCAGGAAGGTTGCCTTTCAGTGCCGGGCTTCTACGAAAACGTCGACCGCCCGCAAAAGGTCAAGATCAAGGCCCTGGACCGTGACGGCCAGCCTTATGAACTGATCGCCGAAGGCCTGCTGGCGGTGTGCATCCAGCACGAATGCGACCACCTCAACGGCAAGCTGTTCGTCGATTACCTGTCTAATCTCAAGCGTGACCGGATCAAGAAAAAACTGGAAAAGATCCATCGCCAGAACGCTTGA
- the fmt gene encoding methionyl-tRNA formyltransferase, producing the protein MTEPLRIVFAGTPEFAAEHLKALLASPHEIVAVYTQPDRPAGRGQKLMPSPVKQLALENGLPVLQPPTLRDAQAQAELAALKPDLMVVVAYGLILPQVVLDIPRLGCINSHASLLPRWRGAAPIQRAVEAGDAESGVTVMRMEAGLDTGPMLLKASTPISAEDTGGSLHDRLALIGPPAVVQAIAGLAAGTLQGEVQDDSLATYAHKLNKDEARIDWSRPAVELERLVRAFNPWPICHSTLNGEALKVLAASCAEGKGAPGEILSASKDGLVVACGEQALCLTRLQLPGGKALNFTDLFNSRREKFAVGTVLGQAADAS; encoded by the coding sequence ATGACTGAGCCACTGCGCATCGTCTTTGCCGGCACTCCCGAGTTTGCCGCCGAACATCTCAAGGCCCTGCTGGCCAGCCCCCATGAAATCGTCGCGGTCTACACCCAGCCGGACCGTCCGGCCGGTCGCGGGCAAAAACTGATGCCCAGCCCGGTCAAGCAATTGGCCCTGGAAAACGGCCTGCCAGTCCTGCAACCGCCGACCCTGCGCGACGCGCAAGCCCAAGCTGAACTGGCGGCGCTGAAGCCGGACTTGATGGTGGTGGTCGCCTACGGCCTGATCCTGCCGCAAGTAGTGCTCGATATTCCGCGCCTGGGTTGCATCAACAGCCACGCCTCGCTGCTGCCGCGTTGGCGCGGTGCCGCGCCGATCCAGCGCGCCGTGGAAGCGGGCGATGCCGAAAGCGGCGTGACGGTGATGCGCATGGAAGCCGGCCTGGACACCGGGCCGATGCTGCTCAAGGCCAGCACCCCCATCAGCGCCGAAGACACCGGCGGCAGCCTGCACGACCGCCTCGCGCTGATCGGCCCGCCAGCGGTGGTCCAGGCCATTGCCGGCCTCGCCGCCGGCACCCTGCAAGGCGAAGTGCAGGACGACAGCCTCGCCACCTACGCGCACAAACTGAACAAGGACGAAGCCCGCATCGACTGGAGCCGCCCAGCCGTCGAGCTGGAGCGCCTGGTGCGGGCCTTCAACCCTTGGCCGATCTGCCACAGCACCTTGAACGGCGAAGCCCTGAAAGTGTTGGCGGCCAGCTGCGCCGAAGGGAAGGGCGCGCCGGGTGAAATCCTCAGCGCCAGCAAGGACGGCCTGGTCGTCGCCTGCGGTGAACAGGCCCTGTGCCTGACCCGCCTGCAACTGCCCGGCGGCAAGGCACTGAACTTCACCGACCTGTTCAACAGTCGCCGTGAGAAGTTCGCCGTCGGCACCGTCCTCGGCCAAGCGGCGGACGCTTCATGA
- the rsmB gene encoding 16S rRNA (cytosine(967)-C(5))-methyltransferase RsmB, giving the protein MNPRLAAAKALAAVLSGKASLNSSLPTQLDKVEDRDRGFTQDLAFGTARWQPRLSALAAKLLQKPFKAADADVEALLLVGLYQLLYTRVPAHAAIGETVGCADKLKKPWAKALLNAVLRRAQRESEALLAELEHDPVVRTAHPRWLQKSLKAFWPEQWEAICAANNAHPPMILRVNRRHHTRDAYLALLGEAGIPAIPCQYSRDGIVLETPGDVRALPGFAEGWISVQDEAAQLAADLLELAPGQRVLDACCAPGGKTCHILEAEPKLAGVVAVDLEAKRLVRVKENLERLGLDAQLIAADGRDTATWWDGKPFQRILLDAPCSATGVIRRHPDIKLTRQPDDIAALAVLQGELLDAMWSTLDVGGMLLYATCSTLPTENTEVIEAFLARTPGARELDIATQAGLKQPHGRQLLAQEGGHDGFYYAKLIKIAAARG; this is encoded by the coding sequence ATGAACCCGCGTCTGGCCGCCGCCAAGGCACTTGCCGCCGTCCTCAGCGGCAAAGCCTCGCTGAACAGTTCCCTGCCGACCCAACTGGACAAGGTCGAAGATCGCGATCGCGGTTTCACCCAGGACCTGGCGTTCGGCACCGCCCGTTGGCAACCGCGCCTCTCGGCCCTGGCGGCCAAGCTGTTGCAAAAACCGTTCAAGGCTGCCGATGCCGACGTCGAAGCGCTGCTGCTGGTGGGCCTCTATCAACTGCTCTACACCCGCGTCCCGGCCCACGCCGCCATCGGCGAAACCGTGGGCTGCGCCGACAAGCTGAAAAAACCTTGGGCCAAGGCCCTGCTCAACGCCGTGTTGCGCCGCGCCCAGCGGGAAAGCGAAGCCCTGCTGGCCGAACTCGAACATGACCCGGTGGTCCGCACCGCCCACCCGCGCTGGTTGCAGAAATCCCTCAAGGCCTTCTGGCCTGAGCAATGGGAAGCCATCTGCGCCGCCAACAACGCCCATCCGCCGATGATCCTGCGGGTCAATCGTCGCCACCACACCCGCGATGCTTACCTCGCATTGCTGGGCGAGGCGGGTATCCCGGCCATCCCATGCCAATACAGCCGCGACGGCATCGTCCTGGAAACCCCAGGCGATGTGCGCGCGCTGCCGGGCTTTGCCGAAGGCTGGATCAGCGTCCAGGACGAAGCCGCCCAATTGGCCGCCGACCTGCTGGAGCTGGCGCCCGGCCAACGGGTGCTGGACGCCTGCTGCGCGCCGGGTGGCAAGACCTGTCACATCCTCGAGGCCGAGCCGAAACTGGCCGGCGTCGTAGCCGTGGACCTGGAAGCCAAGCGCCTGGTGCGAGTGAAAGAAAACCTCGAACGCCTGGGCCTGGACGCCCAGCTGATCGCCGCCGATGGCCGCGACACCGCGACCTGGTGGGACGGCAAGCCGTTCCAGCGCATCCTCCTCGACGCCCCGTGCTCGGCCACTGGCGTGATCCGCCGCCATCCGGACATCAAGCTCACCCGCCAGCCGGACGACATCGCCGCATTGGCCGTGTTGCAAGGCGAGCTGCTCGATGCCATGTGGTCGACCCTGGACGTAGGCGGCATGCTGCTCTACGCCACCTGCTCGACCTTGCCGACAGAAAACACCGAAGTGATCGAAGCGTTCCTCGCCCGCACCCCGGGCGCCCGGGAGCTGGACATCGCCACCCAGGCCGGCCTCAAGCAGCCCCATGGCCGGCAGTTGTTGGCCCAGGAAGGCGGGCACGATGGGTTCTATTACGCCAAGCTGATCAAAATCGCCGCCGCACGCGGTTAA
- the trkA gene encoding Trk system potassium transporter TrkA, whose product MKIIILGAGQVGGSLAEHLASEANDITVVDTDGERLRDLGDRLDIRTVQGRGSLPTVLRQAGADDADMLVAVTNSDETNMVACQVAHTLFHTPTKIARVREASYLTRADLFDNEAIPVDVLISPEQVVTNYIKRLIEHPGALQVIDFAESKAQLVAVKAYYGGPLVGQQLRQLREHMPNVETRVAAIFRRDRPILPQGDTVIEADDEVFFIAAKANIRAVMSEMRRLDENYKRIVIAGGGQIGERLAEAIESRYQVKIIEMNPARCRYLSDTLDSTVVLQGSASDRDLLLEENIADADIFLALTNDDEANIMSSLLAKRLGAKKVMTIINNPAYVDLIQGGDIDIAISPQLATIGTLLAHVRRGDIVSVHSLRRGAAEAIEAIAHGDAKSSKVIGKAIRDIGLPPGTTIGAIIRDEEVLIAHDDTVIQTGDHVILFLVDKKHIRDVEKLFHVGLSFF is encoded by the coding sequence ATGAAAATCATCATCCTGGGTGCAGGGCAGGTTGGCGGTTCGCTGGCGGAACACTTGGCCAGCGAAGCCAACGACATCACCGTGGTCGACACCGACGGCGAACGCCTGCGCGACCTCGGTGACCGCCTCGACATTCGTACGGTACAAGGCCGCGGTTCCTTGCCGACGGTCTTGCGCCAGGCCGGCGCCGACGACGCCGACATGCTCGTGGCCGTGACCAACAGCGACGAAACCAACATGGTCGCCTGCCAAGTCGCCCACACGTTGTTCCACACCCCGACCAAGATCGCCCGGGTACGCGAAGCGTCCTACCTGACCCGCGCCGACCTCTTCGACAACGAAGCGATCCCGGTGGACGTGCTGATCAGCCCCGAGCAGGTGGTGACCAACTACATCAAGCGCCTGATCGAGCACCCCGGTGCCCTGCAGGTGATCGACTTTGCCGAGAGCAAGGCGCAACTGGTGGCGGTCAAGGCCTACTACGGCGGCCCGCTGGTGGGCCAGCAATTGCGCCAATTGCGCGAGCACATGCCCAATGTCGAGACCCGCGTGGCGGCGATTTTCCGCCGTGACCGGCCGATCCTGCCCCAGGGCGACACGGTGATCGAAGCCGACGACGAAGTCTTCTTCATCGCCGCCAAGGCGAACATTCGCGCAGTCATGAGCGAAATGCGCCGCCTCGACGAGAACTACAAGCGCATCGTCATCGCCGGCGGCGGCCAGATCGGCGAACGCCTGGCCGAAGCCATCGAAAGCCGCTACCAGGTCAAGATCATCGAGATGAACCCGGCACGCTGCCGCTACCTCTCCGACACTCTCGACAGCACCGTGGTGCTGCAGGGCAGCGCCTCCGACCGCGACCTGCTGCTGGAAGAAAACATCGCCGACGCCGACATCTTCCTGGCCCTGACCAACGACGACGAAGCCAACATCATGTCCTCGCTGCTGGCCAAGCGCCTGGGGGCGAAGAAGGTCATGACCATCATCAACAACCCGGCCTACGTCGACCTGATCCAGGGCGGCGACATCGACATCGCCATCAGCCCGCAACTGGCCACCATCGGCACCTTGCTCGCCCACGTGCGCCGCGGCGACATCGTCAGCGTCCACTCCCTGCGCCGCGGCGCGGCCGAAGCCATCGAAGCCATCGCCCACGGCGACGCCAAGTCCAGCAAAGTGATCGGCAAAGCCATCCGCGACATCGGCCTGCCACCCGGCACCACCATCGGCGCGATCATCCGCGACGAAGAAGTCCTCATCGCCCACGACGACACCGTGATCCAGACCGGCGACCATGTGATCCTGTTCCTGGTGGATAAGAAGCACATTCGCGATGTCGAGAAGCTGTTCCACGTGGGGTTGAGCTTTTTCTGA
- a CDS encoding tetratricopeptide repeat protein: MLDSLEKMLAKGMDNALLRFGLGKGYLDLGEFPRAAEHLQRCVEFDPKYSAAWKLLGKAHQGQGNAAAARQAWEQGLEAARAHGDKQAEKEMTVFLKKLDRHP; the protein is encoded by the coding sequence ATGCTCGACTCCCTGGAAAAAATGCTCGCCAAGGGCATGGACAACGCCCTTCTCCGCTTCGGCCTCGGCAAAGGCTACCTAGACCTAGGCGAATTCCCCCGCGCCGCCGAACACCTCCAACGCTGCGTCGAATTCGACCCCAAGTATTCAGCTGCATGGAAACTACTGGGCAAGGCCCACCAAGGCCAAGGCAACGCCGCCGCAGCCCGCCAAGCCTGGGAACAAGGCCTTGAAGCCGCCCGAGCCCACGGCGACAAACAAGCCGAAAAAGAAATGACCGTGTTCCTCAAGAAGCTGGATCGCCACCCCTGA
- a CDS encoding toll/interleukin-1 receptor domain-containing protein yields the protein MAYTSAEVRTLTPVRENVERRATVPDLRDVFLCHAWDDRKGSAKELHDVLESLGVSVWFSEKDVLLGSSLLREIDKGLAKSRVGIVLVTPALLRRLAAEGIADKELSALLARDLLVPIIHDTTYESLREVSPLLGSRSGLNTAEDTFADIAAKLAELVAP from the coding sequence GTGGCCTACACCTCTGCCGAGGTACGAACGCTCACACCTGTACGCGAAAATGTCGAGAGGCGTGCAACGGTACCTGATCTGCGGGACGTGTTTCTTTGTCACGCGTGGGACGACCGGAAAGGATCCGCCAAGGAGCTGCATGATGTACTCGAGTCGCTCGGTGTTTCCGTTTGGTTCAGCGAGAAAGATGTCCTTCTAGGCTCTTCGTTGCTACGTGAAATTGATAAAGGGTTGGCGAAGTCTCGAGTTGGGATTGTGCTGGTGACCCCTGCTTTGCTGCGTCGCCTGGCAGCCGAAGGCATCGCCGACAAAGAGCTTTCTGCGCTTCTCGCAAGGGACCTGCTGGTTCCAATCATTCACGACACGACATACGAATCTCTGCGTGAAGTCAGTCCTCTACTCGGTTCGAGAAGCGGCCTGAACACTGCTGAAGATACGTTTGCAGATATCGCGGCCAAGCTTGCCGAGTTGGTCGCCCCGTAG
- a CDS encoding DUF6124 family protein yields the protein MFKITPNPPEADSTSKSAKSKAKQQDETTKRVIDHYLLPKPDKSKDEPKPGQLFTVVKGLDNECLLANLSETLASADAMVSDLAFDLDGARRHVALGIQQLIELSSLLANRVLDNVEPRQ from the coding sequence ATGTTCAAAATTACCCCGAATCCGCCAGAAGCAGATTCCACTTCCAAATCCGCAAAATCCAAAGCCAAGCAGCAAGACGAAACCACCAAACGGGTGATCGATCACTACTTGCTACCGAAACCGGACAAATCCAAAGACGAGCCCAAACCAGGCCAGCTATTCACCGTCGTGAAAGGCCTCGATAACGAATGCCTGCTCGCCAACCTCAGTGAGACGCTAGCTTCGGCTGATGCGATGGTGAGTGATTTGGCGTTTGATCTGGATGGGGCGAGGCGTCATGTGGCGCTGGGGATTCAGCAGTTGATTGAGCTGAGTTCGTTGTTGGCGAATCGGGTGTTGGATAACGTGGAGCCGCGGCAGTAG
- a CDS encoding DUF2790 domain-containing protein, whose translation MNLKTIATACLITALSAAALPALAQDKAASESYSYGTQLDIDKVISLTEDSSQTCGLVNAQITYLDSMGEHKALTYLKHAASCNSEGS comes from the coding sequence ATGAACCTGAAAACCATCGCAACGGCTTGCCTGATCACTGCCCTGAGCGCCGCCGCATTACCCGCCTTGGCCCAAGACAAAGCAGCCAGCGAAAGCTATTCCTACGGCACGCAGCTGGACATCGATAAGGTGATCTCGCTGACTGAAGACAGTAGCCAGACCTGCGGGTTGGTGAATGCGCAAATCACCTACCTTGACTCGATGGGTGAGCACAAAGCCCTGACGTATCTCAAGCACGCGGCCAGTTGTAACAGTGAAGGGAGTTGA